One stretch of Harmonia axyridis chromosome 1, icHarAxyr1.1, whole genome shotgun sequence DNA includes these proteins:
- the LOC123686584 gene encoding tetraspanin-31-B isoform X1: protein MCGGFTCSKNSLIALNILYILVGFILISVAVYGRAAPIVSDLPIVGVLIACGIILIMISMLGLLGAVKHHQVMLFFYMVILFLLFLLQFSVACACLGVNREQQEQLAEQGWNKGGNATRIKVQDTFTCCGFDEKIDKQHPPPTCEEDLMLKCCPDPNIEVDCECPKCMTKLRSKISYAFKLCGWIGLFFSFTEIIGLVLTRRYRNQTHPDLYLKATAVFPRSNFTY from the exons atgtgTGGTGGTTTTACATGCTCCAAAAATTCGCTTATAGCCTTGAACATCTTATATATT TTGGTGGGATTTATTCTTATAAGCGTTGCTGTATATGGAAGGGCTGCTCCTATAGTCTCTGACCTACCCATAGTTGGAGTTCTAATAGCATGTGGAATTATATTAATTATGATTTCAATGTTGGGACTTCTGGGGGCGGTAAAACATCACCAGGTTATGCTTTTTTTC TACATGGTGATACTTTTTCTGCTTTTCCTCTTGCAATTTTCTGTAGCATGTGCCTGCCTAGGGGTGAATAGGGAACAGCAAGAACAATTAGCAGAGCAAGGCTGGAACAAAGGAGGTAATGCAACAAGGATAAAAGTACAAGACACTTTTACTTGTTGTGGTTTTGATGAGAAGATTGACAAACAGCACCCTCCTCCAACATGTGAAGAAGATCTAATG CTGAAATGTTGTCCAGATCCCAATATTGAAGTTGATTGTGAATGTCCAAAGTGTATGACTAAGCTGAGGAGTAAAATAAGTTACGCTTTCAAACTTTGTGGTTGGATAGGTTTATTCTTTAGTTTTACTGAG ATAATAGGACTGGTATTGACGAGGCGCTATCGCAACCAAACACATCCAGATTTATATCTAAAAGCGACTGCTGTATTCCCAAGAAGTAATTTCACCTATTAA
- the LOC123686584 gene encoding tetraspanin-31-B isoform X2: MCGGFTCSKNSLIALNILYILVGFILISVAVYGRAAPIVSDLPIVGVLIACGIILIMISMLGLLGAVKHHQVMLFFYMVILFLLFLLQFSVACACLGVNREQQEQLAEQGWNKGGNATRIKVQDTFTCCGFDEKIDKQHPPPTCEEDLMLKCCPDPNIEVDCECPKCMTKLRSKISYAFKLCGWIGLFFSFTEFMGVLLTVRYRNQKDPRANPSAFL, encoded by the exons atgtgTGGTGGTTTTACATGCTCCAAAAATTCGCTTATAGCCTTGAACATCTTATATATT TTGGTGGGATTTATTCTTATAAGCGTTGCTGTATATGGAAGGGCTGCTCCTATAGTCTCTGACCTACCCATAGTTGGAGTTCTAATAGCATGTGGAATTATATTAATTATGATTTCAATGTTGGGACTTCTGGGGGCGGTAAAACATCACCAGGTTATGCTTTTTTTC TACATGGTGATACTTTTTCTGCTTTTCCTCTTGCAATTTTCTGTAGCATGTGCCTGCCTAGGGGTGAATAGGGAACAGCAAGAACAATTAGCAGAGCAAGGCTGGAACAAAGGAGGTAATGCAACAAGGATAAAAGTACAAGACACTTTTACTTGTTGTGGTTTTGATGAGAAGATTGACAAACAGCACCCTCCTCCAACATGTGAAGAAGATCTAATG CTGAAATGTTGTCCAGATCCCAATATTGAAGTTGATTGTGAATGTCCAAAGTGTATGACTAAGCTGAGGAGTAAAATAAGTTACGCTTTCAAACTTTGTGGTTGGATAGGTTTATTCTTTAGTTTTACTGAG TTTATGGGAGTCTTGCTTACTGTAAGATATCGTAATCAGAAAGATCCCAGAGCTAATCCAAGTGCATTCCTCTAG
- the LOC123681882 gene encoding keratin, type I cytoskeletal 9-like, translating to MKKFVLALLVASVFAEEVKPLYKYRFESEDVMKTAASTIPVHGYHVVEGGYYPYEGDVRSSRFGPGYSGAGLGGFGGVGADYQYGGYAPYGGNIGYGPGIGYGPGYVGSPYHGGYGGQIVDKNIYRGGKKSVVDENYEKLHGKKGEEISGGQEGYNHGQVALKNIKGDSGYYNEEEGGKKLFEDGKHYNGAQHYAQEGLNGGQKKINNGHKKGHSIKGFKTSHHKDESGKTEEYYDEENDEGNNVFFNGQKGSFGENAASSFKGGHADGKFNAGESKKEGHYDQEHYVGNTNAGKGSFGSKKYAGSGEVYGVNNGLDQQSLLGHHESERLFNHHSDHSPFYGSVYKK from the exons atgaagaaattcgTGTTGGCTCTCCTTGTGGCATCAGTGTTTGCTGAAGAAGTGAAGCCTTTGTACAAATACCGCTTCGAATCTGAAGATGTCATGAAGACTGCAGCTTCTACAATTCCTGTACATGGTTACCATGTGGTCGAAGGTGGTTACTACCCTTACGAAGGAGACGTACGATCATCTAGATTTGGACCAGGCTATTCTGGTGCAGGACTAGGTGGCTTTGGAGGAGTTGGAGCTGATTACCAATATGGAGGTTACGCTCCTTATGGGGGCAACATCGGGTACGGACCTGGAATTGGGTATGGACCTGGTTATGTAGGATCTCCATACCATGGAGGATACGGTGGACAAATAGTCGACAAAAACATATACAGAGGTGGAAAGAAGAGTGTGGTCGATGAAAATTACGAAAAACTGCATGGTAAGAAGGGTGAAGAGATCAGCGGAGGCCAGGAAGGGTATAACCATGGTCAGGTTGCATTGAAGAACATCAAAGGAGATTCTGGGTACTACAATGAGGAGGAAGGTGGTAAGAAACTGTTTGAAGATGGCAAACATTACAATGGGGCTCAACATTATGCCCAAGAAG GTCTCAACGGAGGACAGAAGAAGATCAACAACGGTCACAAGAAAGGACATAGCATCAAGGGTTTCAAGACCTCCCACCACAAAGACGAGTCAGGAAAAACCGAAGAATATTACGATGAGGAGAATGATGAAGGTAACAACGTCTTCTTCAATGGCCAAAAGGGATCTTTCGGCGAGAATGCAGCATCATCTTTCAAAGGTGGCCATGCTGACGGTAAATTCAATGCTGGAGAGAGCAAGAAGGAAGGACATTACGACCAAGAGCATTACGTTGGTAACACCAACGCTGGTAAAGGAAGTTTTGGATCCAAGAAATACGCTGGTAGCGGGGAGGTATATGGTGTTAATAATGGTCTGGACCAACAAAGCTTGCTTGGACATCATGAGTCCGAGAGATTATTCAATCATCATTCTGATCATTCCCCTTTTTACGGAAGTGTTTACAAGAAATAA